Genomic window (Aurantimicrobium sp. INA4):
CAATATCGACAATCCAGTCAGCGGTGTGAATTGTGTCTTCATCATGTTCAACAACAATGAGGGTATTGCCTAAATCACGGAGCTTGATGAGGGTTTCAATCAGTCGACGATTATCTCTTTGATGCAGACCGATAGAGGGTTCATCAAGAACATAAAGTACTCCGGTTAGGCCAGATCCAATCTGCGTTGCCAAGCGGATTCTTTGCGCCTCTCCCCCGGATAACGAACCTGCGGAACGAGAAAGGTTGAGATAGTTCAAACCCACCTCAATAAGAAAATTCAACCGTGCACGTATTTCTCGGAGCACTTGTGCAGCGATCATCGCATCACGGTCATTCAAGGTGAGCGAATCCATAAACGCTCGTGCCTCCGACAAAGGAAGTTCTGTGAGTTCAGAAATAGAAAGACCATTGATTTTCACTGCTAAAACTTCTGGCTTAAGCCTTTGTCCGTGGCATTCAAGACATGGCACTTCACGCAGATATTCTGACCACCGAGCACGCTGAATATCTGTCTCAGCCTGCAAATACTGACGCTCGATGTAGGGAACAACGCCTTCAAAGCCTGAACTGTATTGGACTTCGCGCCCATATCTGTTCTTCCATTTCACCCGTACGCTGAAGTTGTTGCCATTCATGACGGCTTCACGGATTTCTTCATCCAGTTCTTGCCAGGGTGTATTCAGAGAGAACTCTAAATCGTTTGCCAACCCCATGAGGAGCTTTTCGTAGTACTGAAACAAACCCTTACCTTGGGTTGCCCAAGGAATAATGACTCCCTCATTGATGGAGAGGCTTGGATCACCCAGAAGAAGTTCTTCGTCGACTGACATCTTTGTTCCAAGGCCAGAACAAACCGGACAAGCACCAAAAGGTGAATTAAACGAAAAAGTACGGGGCTCAATCTCTGCAAGTTGGATGGGATGCGCGTTTGGGCATGACAGTTTCTCACTGAACGATTGCCATGCTGAATCCCCCTGCTCGTCAACGAAATTGATATCTACGGTTCCGCTGGTCAGCTTCAAAGCTGTTTCTAAAGAGTCAGTAAGACGGTTCAGTATTTCTGGGCCAGCGACAAGACGGTCGATGACGACGGAAATATCATGCTTAAAGCTCTTTTTCAGGGCAGGTGCTTCGCTTAACTGAACAACCTCTCCATCAACTATGACGCGAGAATATCCACTTGCAGTGAGCTCTGTGAACAAGTCAACAAATTCGCCTTTTTTCTGTGACACGACAGGTGCGACTACTTGATATCTCGTTCCCTCCGGGAGATCCATTAACTGATCAGCAATCTGTTGCACAGTCTGAGATTGAATGATTTCTCCACACTCCGGACAGTGCGGAACACCAATGCGTGCCCAGAGCAAACGCATGTAGTCATAAATTTCTGTAATGGTGCCAACCGTTGATCTAGGATTCCTGTTCGTTGACTTTTGATCGATTGAAACGGCAGGTGAAAGACCTTCGATGAAATCAACATCGGGACGGTCTACCTGGCCCAAAAACTGTCGTGCATATGCAGACAAGGACTCAACATAACGACGTTGACCTTCGGCAAATATGGTGTCGAAAGCCAAAGAAGATTTCCCCGAACCAGACAGTCCAGTGAATACAACTAAGGAATCACGAGGAATTTCGAGATCTACATTTTGAAGGTTGTGTACACGTGCACCCTTCACGCTCAGATGAGAATGAGTAGTCATAGATTTAGGCATGGCCAGCTTCCTTCATGATTCGAAGCTCACGTTTGAGCTCCGAAAGTTCATCCCTTAATCGTGCTGCGAGTTCGAATTTGAGTTCAGCTGCAGCAATGAGCATTTGTTCATTGAGGTCAAGAATGATGTTTTCTAATTCTTCTGCACCCTCGGTCCCAATTAATCGTGTTTGTGAGCTTGGGCCCGGAGTTGACGCGGTTCCCCGCTTAGATTTTTTAGTGTTATCTGAAAGAAGTTCAGCTGTATCCGCTTCCTCACGCTGAAGCATCGCTGTGATGTCCGCAATCTTCTTCCTGAGCGGTTGAGGATCAATACCGTTGGCGATGTTGTAAGCAATTTGTTTTTCACGGCGGCGCGTTGTCTCTTCAATCGCTTGCTGCATTGATTTTGTCACCAGGTCTGCGTACATATGCACTTCACCTGAGACGTTTCGTGCAGCCCGACCAATAGTTTGGATCAATGAGGTAGCTGATCTGAGGAAACCTTCTTTATCTGCATCCAAGATAGCGACAAGAGAAACCTCAGGAAGATCGAGACCTTCACGCAACAAGTTGATTCCGACCAACACGTCAAAGACACCCTGACGAAGTTCGGTCAAAAGTTCAACGCGGCGAAGTGTGTCAACATCTGAGTGGAGGTAGCGCACGCGCACACCTGCCTCTGTGAGGAAGTCTGTGAGTTCTTCAGCCATCTTTTTGGTCAACGTTGTCACCAACACACGCTCATCCTTGGCGGCACGTACACGGATTTGCTCAAGGAGATCATCGATTTGACCACGGGAGGGTTTGATGACAATTTGCGGGTCGACGAGACCTGTAGGACGAATGATTTGTTCGACAACCCCGTCTGCTATCCCCATTTCATATTTGCCAGGTGTTGCTGAAAGATAAACGGTTTGACCTACACGATCCTTGAATTCGTCAAAACGAAGAGGCCTATTATCTAGTGCAGATGGAAGCCTGAATCCGTGTTCAACCAAGGTTCTTTTCCTCGATGCATCACCTTCATGCATTGCACCAATTTGAGGAACTGTGACATGCGACTCATCAATGACACAGAGAAAATCATCTGGAAAATAGTCCAAAAGGCACTGAGGTGCCTCTCCGGGCTCTCGAACATCGATATGGCGAGAATAGTTTTCGATTCCGGAACAAAATCCAATCTGTTCCATCATTTCAAGATCGAACGTTGTCCGCATACGAAGGCGCTGAGCTTCAAGAAGTTTGTTTTGCTTTTCGAGTTCAGCAACGCGCTCTTCCATCTCTTCTCTGATGGTGATGATTGCTCGTTTCATGATGCCTTCGCTGGCCACGTAGTGGGAAGCAGGAAAGACGGAAACCATGTCGAGCTTTTCTACGACATCCCCAGTCAGCGGATGAAGGCTATAGAGAGCTTCGATTTCATCTCCGAACATCTCTATACGAACTGCTAGTTCCTCGTACATTGGAATAATTTCGATGGTGTCTCCACGAACACGAAAATTTCCACGTGAGAAATCAATATCATTACGTGCGTATTGCATTGAAACAAATTGACGCAGGATGGCGTCACGTTGAATTCGTTCACCGACCCGGAGAGTAATCATTGCTTCGAGGTATTCCTGTGGAGCACCCAGTCCATAAATACAGGAAACAGTCGAGACCACGACAACATCCCTGCGAGTCAATAGTGAATTGGTCGTTGAGTGTCTCAGTCGTTCAACTTCAGCATTGATAGAACTATCTTTTTCGATAAATGTATCTGTCTGAGGTACATACGCTTCTGGTTGGTAGTAGTCGTAATAGGACACAAAGTATTCGACAGCATTGTCTGGTAGAAGTTCTCGAAATTCTGTAGCAAGTTGAGCTGCCAGTGTTTTGTTATGAGCCAGAATCAATGTAGGACGCTGGACTGCCTCTACTAACCATGCGGTCGTTGCAGATTTTCCGGTACCAGTAGCACCCAGAAGTACGACGTCTGTCTCACCAGCTTTGATGCGACCGGCTAACTCAGCAATTGCAGCAGGCTGATCTCCACTGGGAGAATACGGACTTACGACCTTGAAAGGCTTCTCAGATCGTCTAGGTTGCACTCCCCTAGTCTACTTTCGTCAGCTCCTGCCACAGTGCGTCAACTTGGTTGTATGTATGGAGTAAATCGCCGCTTGTATCAATAACGTGATTGGCCAATCGAAGCCGCTCTTCTTCTGGAGCTTGTGACTGAATTCGCGCAAGTGCTTCTGATTCGAGCATCCCTCGATGCTCCATTAACCTCTCAACACGTACTTGTTCAGGAGCTGAGGCGACAACAATTGCATCGAAAGTGTATGAGTTTTCACTCTCAACAAGTAATGGTACGTCGTACACCACAATCGAATCTTGTGGGGCTTGAGTGATCAAGAAGTTAGTTCTTTCACGTACAGCAGGATGAACAATGGCGTTAAGTTTTCTCAGCGCTTCTGCGTCTGTAAAGACAATATCCCCCAGGGCGACCCTATTCAGACTTCCATCTTCCTTGAGAATATCACGGCCAAAAAGCTCTGAGAGTTGAACAAGTGCCGGAGATCCAGGTTCAACAACTTCCCTGGCCACCTTATCGGCGTCGATGATGTACGCTCCGTGATCTGCTAAACGGCGGGCAATAGTCGACTTGCCTGATCCGATACCACCGGTAAGGCCAATGAGCTTCATAACACCATGTTAATGACTAATGGGTGAGACCGAACGGCCTCACCCATTAGAAACAACAAACTGTTAGTTGTTTGCGAGCTTTTCACGAAGAGCGGCAAGCGACTCATCATCAGCAAGAGTTCCTGCAGATTCAGCCTCACTGGAGAAAGACGTGCTTTCTGCAGCTGGCGCTGGTGCATCAGGGATGTTTGCCTCTGCTTCAAGAGTTGCCTTGACCTGAGTCTTGTGGAGTTCCCAACGTGCCTGAGCAGCTGCGTAGTCCAATTCCCACTTCTCACGTGCGGCATCAAAGCCTTCACGCCATTCGTTGGTCTCTGGGTCGAAGCCTTCTGGGTACTTGTAGTTTCCGTTCTCGTCATACTCGGTGAGCATTCCGTAGAGTGCGGGATCAAACTCGGTACCTTCAGGGTCAACACCCTCATTAGCCTGCTTGAGGCTGAGCGAGATGCGACGACGCTCGAGGTCAATGTCGATGACCTTAACGAATACGTCGTCACCAACAGAAACAACCTGCTCTGCGAGTTCAACGTGCTTGCCGGAGAGCTCAGAGATGTGAACGAGACCTTCGATGCCGTCTGCAACGCGAACGAATGCACCGAATGGAACAAGCTTGGTGACCTTACCGGGAGCAACCTGACCGATTGCGTGGGTACGGGCAAATACCTGCCATGGGTCTTCCTGAGTTGCCTTGAGCGAAAGCGATACACGCTCGCGGTCCATGTCAACCTCAAGGATTTCGACGGTAACTTCCTGACCAACTTCTACAACTTCAGAAGCGTGCTCGATGTGCTTCCAAGAGAGCTCAGAAACGTGAACGAGACCGTCTACGCCACCGAGGTCAACGAATGCACCGAAGTTGACGATCGAAGAAACGACACCCTTGCGGATCTGACCCTTCTGGAGGTTAACCAGGAAGGTGCTGCGGCTTTCAGACTGTGTCTGCTCAAGAAGTGCACGGCGAGAAAGAACTACGTTGTTACGGTTCTTGTCCAGCTCGAGAATCTTGGCTTCAATGTCCTGTCCGAGGTAAGGAGTGAGGTCACGAACACGACGAAGCTCGATGAGAGAAGCAGGAAGGAATCCACGAAGACCGATGTCTACGATGAGACCACCCTTAACAACTTCAATAACCGAACCGGTAACGATTCCGTCAGCGTCTTTGATCTTCTCAACATCGCCCCATGCACGCTCGTACTGTGCACGCTTCTTGGAGAGAATAAGGCGACCTTCTTTGTCTTCCTTTTGAAGAACAAGTGCCTCAACAGTGTCGCCAACCTTGACGACCTCGGAAGGGTCAATGTCGTGCTTGATAGAAAGTTCGCGGGAAGGGATAACACCTTCGGTCTTGTAGCCAACGTCAAGGAGAACCTCGTCGCGATCTACCTTGACAACGGTTCCTTCAATTAGGTCACCATCGTTGAAAAACTTGAGTGTCTTTTCGACAGCGGCGAGGAAGTCCTCAGCAGAACCGATGTCGTTGATTGCAACCTGAGTGGCTGCTTTCTTTGCTACAAGCGTCATGTAAAACGTGCTCCAGTATTTATTTAGTTCGGGCCTTGAGACACAGCAAGCTGATTCAATTGTCTTTTGGGCAGACGGATAGGGCGCACATATGTGCACTTATCAGAGTACTTGACTCGAGAGTTCCGCGCAAACTCGCGGAAAGATGACTAATGGGCAGCGTCGTTCCAGTTGCGTCCAAGACCAATTTGAACGTCTAAGGGAACACGCAATTTGGCAGCGTGGGACATTCTTTCAACAACGATTTTTTCAACTTGTACACGCTCAGATTCCACGATTTCTAGAACTAATTCATCATGAACTTGAAGTAATAGTTGTGATTTCAGGTCTAGTGCTTGGAGATCTTGTTCAATCCCTATCATTGCTATTTTCATAATGTCTGCAGCCGTACCCTGCATAGGTGCGTTGAGAGCGGCACGTTCAGCATTGTCGCGAAGTACACGATTTGGACTAGCAAGATCTGGAAAAGGTCTTCTGCGCCCAAAAAGAGTTTGGGTGTAGCCCTGAGCTCGTGCTTGTTCCACAACACTTCTGAGGTAGTCGCGCACTCCCCCAAATCGTTGGAAGTAATCCGCCATCAATTTCTTAGCGGCACTGTTGTCGATACCAAGCTGTCTTGCTAACCCAAAAGCACTGAGACCATATGCGAGGCCATAACTCATTGCCTTGACCTGGCTCCTCATTTCTGAAGTAACCTCAGCTGGATTGACACCGAAAACTCGTGCGCCTACAAAGCGGTGTAAATCTTCACCGGAAATAAAGGCTTCGATAAGACCCTCATCTTCAGAAAAATGGGCCATGATTCGCATTTCGATTTGTGAATAGTCAGCCGTGAATAGGGTGTCGAAACCTTCCCCTACCTCAAACGCTTCGCGAATACGACGGCCATCAGCTGTGCGGATTGGAATATTTTGAAGATTGGGGTTCGCCGAAGAAAGTCGCCCAGTACTGGTCCCCGTTTGGCCATAGGTGGTGTGTATACGCCCATCCGGCCCAATAGCTTGAATGAGTGTTTCAACTATTTGTTTGAGCTTGGT
Coding sequences:
- the uvrA gene encoding excinuclease ABC subunit UvrA, whose product is MTTHSHLSVKGARVHNLQNVDLEIPRDSLVVFTGLSGSGKSSLAFDTIFAEGQRRYVESLSAYARQFLGQVDRPDVDFIEGLSPAVSIDQKSTNRNPRSTVGTITEIYDYMRLLWARIGVPHCPECGEIIQSQTVQQIADQLMDLPEGTRYQVVAPVVSQKKGEFVDLFTELTASGYSRVIVDGEVVQLSEAPALKKSFKHDISVVIDRLVAGPEILNRLTDSLETALKLTSGTVDINFVDEQGDSAWQSFSEKLSCPNAHPIQLAEIEPRTFSFNSPFGACPVCSGLGTKMSVDEELLLGDPSLSINEGVIIPWATQGKGLFQYYEKLLMGLANDLEFSLNTPWQELDEEIREAVMNGNNFSVRVKWKNRYGREVQYSSGFEGVVPYIERQYLQAETDIQRARWSEYLREVPCLECHGQRLKPEVLAVKINGLSISELTELPLSEARAFMDSLTLNDRDAMIAAQVLREIRARLNFLIEVGLNYLNLSRSAGSLSGGEAQRIRLATQIGSGLTGVLYVLDEPSIGLHQRDNRRLIETLIKLRDLGNTLIVVEHDEDTIHTADWIVDIGPGAGVNGGRVVHSGDYESLLKNTESITSDYVSGRTQIKIPTSRRPRNKDREITVVGAQANNLKNVTATFPLGTLTAVTGVSGSGKSSLVNDILYKVLANKLNGARTVAGKHTRVTGLEHLDKVIHVDQNPIGRTPRSNPATYTGVFDKIRNLFAETTESKTRGYQQGRFSFNVKGGRCEACAGDGTLKIEMNFLPDVYVDCEVCHGKRYNRETLQVRYKGKNISEVLDMPIAEAAEFFEPISSIHRYLQTLVDVGLGYVRLGQSATTLSGGEAQRVKLATELQKRSNGRSIYVLDEPTTGLHFEDVRKLLLVLNSLVDKGNTVIVIEHNLDVIKSADWIIDLGPEGGSGGGEIIAEGTPEDVATNTRSHTGIFLREIISVK
- the uvrB gene encoding excinuclease ABC subunit UvrB; amino-acid sequence: MQPRRSEKPFKVVSPYSPSGDQPAAIAELAGRIKAGETDVVLLGATGTGKSATTAWLVEAVQRPTLILAHNKTLAAQLATEFRELLPDNAVEYFVSYYDYYQPEAYVPQTDTFIEKDSSINAEVERLRHSTTNSLLTRRDVVVVSTVSCIYGLGAPQEYLEAMITLRVGERIQRDAILRQFVSMQYARNDIDFSRGNFRVRGDTIEIIPMYEELAVRIEMFGDEIEALYSLHPLTGDVVEKLDMVSVFPASHYVASEGIMKRAIITIREEMEERVAELEKQNKLLEAQRLRMRTTFDLEMMEQIGFCSGIENYSRHIDVREPGEAPQCLLDYFPDDFLCVIDESHVTVPQIGAMHEGDASRKRTLVEHGFRLPSALDNRPLRFDEFKDRVGQTVYLSATPGKYEMGIADGVVEQIIRPTGLVDPQIVIKPSRGQIDDLLEQIRVRAAKDERVLVTTLTKKMAEELTDFLTEAGVRVRYLHSDVDTLRRVELLTELRQGVFDVLVGINLLREGLDLPEVSLVAILDADKEGFLRSATSLIQTIGRAARNVSGEVHMYADLVTKSMQQAIEETTRRREKQIAYNIANGIDPQPLRKKIADITAMLQREEADTAELLSDNTKKSKRGTASTPGPSSQTRLIGTEGAEELENIILDLNEQMLIAAAELKFELAARLRDELSELKRELRIMKEAGHA
- the coaE gene encoding dephospho-CoA kinase — encoded protein: MKLIGLTGGIGSGKSTIARRLADHGAYIIDADKVAREVVEPGSPALVQLSELFGRDILKEDGSLNRVALGDIVFTDAEALRKLNAIVHPAVRERTNFLITQAPQDSIVVYDVPLLVESENSYTFDAIVVASAPEQVRVERLMEHRGMLESEALARIQSQAPEEERLRLANHVIDTSGDLLHTYNQVDALWQELTKVD
- the rpsA gene encoding 30S ribosomal protein S1, coding for MTLVAKKAATQVAINDIGSAEDFLAAVEKTLKFFNDGDLIEGTVVKVDRDEVLLDVGYKTEGVIPSRELSIKHDIDPSEVVKVGDTVEALVLQKEDKEGRLILSKKRAQYERAWGDVEKIKDADGIVTGSVIEVVKGGLIVDIGLRGFLPASLIELRRVRDLTPYLGQDIEAKILELDKNRNNVVLSRRALLEQTQSESRSTFLVNLQKGQIRKGVVSSIVNFGAFVDLGGVDGLVHVSELSWKHIEHASEVVEVGQEVTVEILEVDMDRERVSLSLKATQEDPWQVFARTHAIGQVAPGKVTKLVPFGAFVRVADGIEGLVHISELSGKHVELAEQVVSVGDDVFVKVIDIDLERRRISLSLKQANEGVDPEGTEFDPALYGMLTEYDENGNYKYPEGFDPETNEWREGFDAAREKWELDYAAAQARWELHKTQVKATLEAEANIPDAPAPAAESTSFSSEAESAGTLADDESLAALREKLANN